In Paracoccaceae bacterium Fryx2, a single genomic region encodes these proteins:
- a CDS encoding ABC transporter permease: MSLGKLIERLLQLVPVLLGVSLIAFVMMALTPGDPVQIMIGDQVVTPEQEAQLRHGLGLDQPVPVRFFIFLGNALQGDFGESFYHRRPVADVIAERLPATIELSLVALIVALATAIPLGVLAAIRKNSLLDRMATIGSLLGVSLPGFWFGILLIMLFAVHLQILPVSGRIGYSSEIVPITGFLLIDTLLRGNLSAFWDALRHILLPAITLGLPMAAILMRVTRTSMLEVLRQDYVTFADAKGLSRRRVLFRHALKNALIPTVSVAAIETGSLLGGNMIVETVFGWPGLGRLVVESIFLRNYPLVQAAVLFYAVTYVMLNFFADILYTVLNPRVKL, translated from the coding sequence ATGAGCCTTGGCAAGTTGATAGAGCGTTTGTTGCAACTTGTGCCCGTCCTGCTTGGTGTCAGCCTCATCGCCTTCGTGATGATGGCGCTGACACCGGGCGATCCGGTGCAGATCATGATCGGGGATCAGGTGGTGACCCCCGAACAGGAAGCGCAACTGCGGCACGGCCTGGGTCTTGACCAGCCGGTGCCGGTGCGGTTCTTCATCTTTCTCGGCAATGCGTTGCAGGGCGATTTCGGCGAAAGCTTCTATCACCGCCGCCCGGTCGCCGATGTGATCGCCGAGCGTCTGCCCGCCACGATCGAGCTCAGCCTCGTCGCACTGATCGTGGCACTGGCCACCGCTATTCCGCTGGGGGTGCTGGCCGCGATCCGCAAGAATTCGCTGCTGGACCGGATGGCCACCATCGGGTCGCTGCTGGGCGTGTCGCTGCCGGGGTTCTGGTTCGGCATCCTGCTGATCATGCTGTTCGCGGTGCACCTTCAGATCCTGCCGGTTTCGGGGCGGATCGGCTATTCCAGCGAAATCGTGCCCATCACCGGCTTCCTGCTGATCGACACGCTGCTGCGCGGCAACCTGTCGGCCTTCTGGGACGCGCTGCGCCACATCCTGCTGCCCGCCATCACCCTTGGCCTGCCGATGGCGGCCATTCTGATGCGGGTCACACGCACCTCGATGCTGGAAGTGCTGCGTCAGGATTACGTTACCTTCGCCGATGCCAAGGGGCTGTCGCGCCGCCGCGTGCTGTTTCGCCATGCGCTGAAGAACGCGCTGATACCAACCGTTTCCGTCGCCGCCATCGAGACCGGCAGCCTGCTGGGCGGCAACATGATCGTCGAGACGGTGTTCGGCTGGCCGGGTCTCGGGCGGCTGGTGGTGGAAAGCATCTTCCTGCGCAACTACCCGCTCGTTCAGGCGGCCGTGCTGTTCTACGCGGTCACCTATGTGATGCTGAACTTCTTTGCCGACATCCTTTACACCGTCCTCAACCCGCGGGTGAAACTGTGA
- a CDS encoding ABC transporter substrate-binding protein → MTTLQRLMTATALALCPVLPAQAADLIVGFTLDADTLDPANHRKRETETVIRNLYDGLLTRDANMVVVPEIAESMTQVSPTVYDFKIRSGIKFHDGTEMTAEDVKFTLDRVTVEGAMGDGQTSPRQSLMGPVASVEVLDGTTVRINLKEPWPILPAMLPNQQIVSKAFIERVGTAGLATQVNGTGPFKLAEWRKGDAIIMERFEDYYGGATDIPPVGKACVDRVIFKIIPESASRVAALLAGDVHIINELPTFSIAQVKATGTTDVMTVNGTRSFFIAMNMEGEIFDDPKVRQAAAHAIDRDLIIDRILDGNAARIDGILSPDAFGASDLPDIAYDPEKARALLAEAGFPDGIDITMDAESAFKDTAEAVASLLTKVGIRTTVAVGESAQLTEKWRTAGKPKSGDMYFTSWGNGSLDPFDIFTPTHRSNDRGNSAGYANPALDALLDAAAVELDVDKRAGLYREAELIINADLPYVYLWVPQDIYGVSKRLSGWQPSADSRINLHDACVN, encoded by the coding sequence ATGACCACATTGCAGCGCCTGATGACGGCCACTGCGCTGGCGCTCTGCCCGGTCCTTCCGGCGCAGGCGGCAGATCTGATCGTCGGCTTCACGCTTGATGCCGATACGCTCGATCCGGCCAACCACCGCAAGCGCGAAACCGAAACCGTGATCCGCAATCTTTACGACGGGCTTCTGACCCGCGATGCGAACATGGTCGTCGTGCCCGAGATCGCGGAATCGATGACCCAGGTTTCGCCGACCGTCTACGATTTCAAGATCCGCAGCGGCATCAAGTTCCACGACGGCACCGAGATGACCGCCGAGGACGTGAAGTTCACGCTGGACCGGGTTACGGTCGAAGGCGCGATGGGCGACGGCCAGACCAGCCCGCGCCAGAGCCTGATGGGGCCGGTGGCCTCGGTCGAGGTGCTCGACGGCACCACGGTCCGCATCAACCTCAAGGAACCCTGGCCGATCCTGCCCGCGATGCTGCCCAACCAGCAGATCGTGTCGAAGGCTTTCATCGAGCGCGTCGGCACGGCCGGCCTTGCAACGCAGGTCAACGGCACCGGCCCCTTCAAGCTGGCCGAATGGCGCAAGGGCGATGCGATCATAATGGAACGGTTCGAAGACTATTACGGCGGGGCCACCGACATTCCGCCCGTCGGCAAGGCCTGTGTCGACCGCGTGATCTTCAAGATCATTCCCGAAAGCGCCAGCCGGGTTGCGGCGCTTCTGGCGGGCGATGTCCACATCATCAACGAACTGCCGACGTTCTCCATCGCCCAGGTCAAGGCCACCGGGACCACCGATGTCATGACGGTGAACGGCACCCGCAGCTTCTTCATCGCGATGAACATGGAAGGCGAGATCTTCGATGATCCCAAGGTCCGGCAGGCGGCCGCGCACGCCATCGACCGCGATCTCATCATCGACAGGATCCTCGACGGCAACGCGGCCCGGATCGACGGCATCCTGTCGCCGGACGCCTTTGGTGCCAGCGACCTGCCCGACATCGCCTACGACCCCGAAAAGGCGAGGGCGTTGCTGGCAGAGGCCGGCTTTCCCGACGGCATCGACATCACGATGGATGCCGAAAGCGCTTTCAAGGATACCGCCGAGGCCGTGGCATCGCTGCTGACCAAGGTCGGCATCCGGACCACCGTGGCGGTGGGCGAAAGCGCGCAGCTGACCGAGAAATGGCGCACGGCGGGCAAGCCCAAGTCCGGCGACATGTATTTCACCAGCTGGGGCAACGGCTCGCTTGACCCGTTCGACATCTTCACGCCCACCCACCGCAGCAACGACCGGGGCAATTCGGCAGGCTACGCCAACCCGGCGCTGGATGCGCTGCTGGATGCCGCGGCGGTCGAGCTGGACGTGGACAAGCGCGCCGGGCTTTACCGCGAGGCGGAACTGATCATCAACGCCGACCTGCCCTACGTCTATCTCTGGGTGCCGCAAGACATCTACGGCGTGTCCAAGCGCCTGAGCGGCTGGCAGCCCAGCGCCGACAGCCGGATCAACCTGCACGATGCCTGCGTAAACTGA
- the rpoN gene encoding RNA polymerase factor sigma-54, producing the protein MDIRTAFQTRQSRSLAMTAQLRHAINLLRFDNQALAGHLILLARANPCINVTLVQSGARNWLDDALAQTAPLPGEATPALPASGRMTGNGADAAHQAAAPPDGLLRHVFSQISLLLRDPADHRVAHAFAEALEPSGWLSCGPAEIARACGCTPDHATAVLGRLQQIEPAGLFARSLAECLRLQAADLGVLTPDFACLLENLPDLARGDLTRLMHRCGCDSDRLQQMVRVLRGMNPKPGTAFDGMPPPITEPDLVVNRGPKGWLVALNRSTLPAIEVREMPGADAAKLREARWLQRTVSRRNATTLRIAEAVVSRQGDFLAHGPARIRPLSFADVAGMIDMHQSTVSRVTSGLLVATPRGTLRFREFFSAARAATGPGPGVATGSILHALKVLIAAEDPHDPLRDIDIARHFQGNGIALARRTVAKYRGQLRIPSASGRKMPQNRTR; encoded by the coding sequence ATGGACATTCGGACGGCATTCCAGACCCGACAATCCCGATCGCTGGCGATGACGGCGCAGTTGCGCCACGCCATCAACCTGCTGCGGTTCGATAATCAGGCGCTGGCCGGGCACCTGATCCTGCTTGCCCGGGCAAACCCCTGCATCAACGTGACGCTCGTCCAGTCCGGCGCGCGAAACTGGCTTGACGACGCGCTGGCCCAGACGGCACCGCTGCCGGGCGAGGCAACCCCCGCCCTTCCGGCATCCGGCAGGATGACGGGAAACGGGGCGGATGCCGCCCATCAGGCCGCAGCGCCGCCCGACGGGCTGCTGCGGCACGTGTTTTCCCAGATCAGCCTGCTGCTGCGCGATCCGGCGGATCATCGGGTGGCACATGCCTTTGCCGAAGCCCTGGAACCCAGCGGCTGGCTGTCGTGCGGCCCGGCCGAGATTGCCCGGGCCTGCGGCTGCACCCCGGATCATGCCACGGCGGTTCTCGGCCGGTTGCAGCAGATCGAACCCGCCGGCCTCTTTGCCCGCTCGCTTGCGGAATGCCTGCGCCTTCAGGCGGCTGACCTTGGCGTGCTGACACCGGATTTCGCCTGCCTTCTGGAAAACCTGCCCGATCTTGCGCGCGGCGACCTGACCCGGCTGATGCATCGCTGCGGCTGCGACAGCGACCGCCTGCAACAGATGGTGCGCGTGCTGCGCGGCATGAACCCCAAGCCCGGCACCGCCTTCGACGGGATGCCGCCGCCGATCACCGAACCCGACCTTGTCGTGAACCGGGGGCCGAAAGGCTGGCTGGTGGCGCTCAACCGGTCCACCCTGCCTGCGATCGAGGTCCGCGAAATGCCCGGTGCCGACGCCGCGAAGCTGCGCGAGGCCCGATGGCTGCAGCGCACGGTTTCGCGCCGCAATGCCACAACCCTGCGCATCGCCGAGGCCGTCGTGTCGCGGCAGGGCGATTTTCTGGCGCACGGCCCGGCGCGGATCAGGCCGCTGTCCTTCGCGGACGTGGCCGGGATGATCGATATGCATCAAAGCACCGTCAGCCGCGTGACCAGCGGCCTGCTGGTGGCCACCCCGCGCGGCACGCTGCGGTTCCGGGAATTCTTCAGCGCCGCCCGGGCCGCAACCGGACCGGGGCCGGGCGTGGCCACGGGGTCCATCCTGCACGCCCTGAAAGTCCTGATCGCCGCCGAAGACCCGCACGACCCGCTGCGGGACATCGACATCGCGCGGCATTTCCAGGGCAACGGCATCGCGCTGGCGCGTCGCACCGTGGCCAAATACCGGGGCCAGCTGCGCATCCCCTCCGCCTCGGGGCGCAAGATGCCGCAGAACCGGACCCGATGA
- a CDS encoding SDR family oxidoreductase — protein MPGDFGAFWTPMVENPLRAAGGDPEAAKAAAGALHPPGRMGEPDDIAHAVLWLASDEAKVITGAEPVVDGGCTAR, from the coding sequence GTGCCGGGCGATTTCGGCGCCTTCTGGACACCGATGGTGGAAAATCCCCTGCGCGCGGCGGGCGGCGACCCTGAGGCCGCAAAGGCGGCAGCAGGCGCGCTGCACCCGCCGGGCCGCATGGGCGAGCCGGACGACATCGCCCATGCCGTGCTTTGGCTCGCATCGGACGAGGCGAAGGTCATCACCGGGGCGGAACCGGTGGTCGATGGCGGCTGCACCGCCCGCTGA
- a CDS encoding response regulator transcription factor produces the protein MSRIETPSHTLSIKSALVIDDHPLYCDALAMMMETIFNTRRIRSATSLGDAMEQLRKRFSPDLVLLDLNLPDVSGLSGFLKIKEKVPDVPVIVISALTSETVIHSVMAAGAAGFIPKEIGRQSFQDAMMEIWDGKTYVPPGYSAAPKAPAADTSITSISQKIADLSQQQNRILGLICKGKPNKLIAFEMQLAEATVKAHITALLRRLGVQNRTQAALLMREASIRHSLQ, from the coding sequence ATGTCGCGGATCGAAACGCCCAGCCACACCCTGTCGATCAAGTCCGCATTGGTGATCGACGATCATCCGCTGTATTGCGATGCGCTGGCCATGATGATGGAGACGATCTTCAACACCCGCCGGATACGTTCGGCGACCTCGCTTGGCGATGCGATGGAACAGCTTCGCAAGCGGTTTTCGCCGGATCTGGTGCTGCTTGACCTGAACCTGCCGGATGTCTCGGGGCTGAGCGGCTTTCTCAAGATCAAGGAAAAGGTGCCCGACGTGCCGGTGATCGTGATCTCGGCGCTGACCTCGGAAACGGTGATCCATTCGGTGATGGCGGCGGGGGCGGCGGGCTTTATCCCGAAAGAGATCGGGCGGCAGTCGTTCCAGGATGCGATGATGGAAATCTGGGACGGCAAGACCTATGTGCCGCCGGGATACTCGGCCGCGCCCAAGGCGCCGGCGGCGGATACCTCGATCACCTCGATCTCGCAGAAGATCGCCGACCTGTCGCAACAGCAGAACCGCATTCTGGGCCTGATCTGCAAGGGCAAGCCGAACAAGCTGATCGCGTTCGAGATGCAGCTGGCCGAGGCCACGGTAAAGGCCCACATCACGGCGCTGCTGCGCAGGCTGGGGGTGCAGAACCGGACGCAGGCGGCGCTCTTGATGCGCGAAGCGTCGATCCGGCACAGCCTGCAGTGA
- a CDS encoding FIST N-terminal domain-containing protein codes for MTPGVDLGQNEAQAVRIGVSYCTDAFAAVADIAAQIAGSTPSFVLLLVPGTLDLDAVAAALPAGLPGVVVFGCTSAGQITPRGYENDALVALSFRRSHFRVASRLLKPLSPVSIASVVAQAERMAAQFPATPGRGRLALIFADGLSKQEDILVAALEAGLKDIPVFGGSAADGLVFERTHVLHGGAFHTDAALLLLLETDLAFRGLGFDHFQPTGKRMVVTCAVPEERLVLEINGAPAAQEYARLVNVAVEDLSPIIFAENPVLVRNGNIFHVRAIQQIHPDGGLTFLSAIDNGLLLTLGQGKEIIRTLDAGLAVTDEHGHAPDFILGFDCFLRKLEIEHKGLAAQASDRFRRHRVIGFNTFGEQHLGVHVNQTFVGVAFFRPNGGPRM; via the coding sequence ATGACCCCGGGCGTCGATCTGGGCCAGAACGAGGCGCAGGCGGTTCGCATCGGCGTTTCCTATTGCACCGATGCCTTCGCGGCGGTTGCCGACATCGCCGCCCAGATCGCCGGTTCGACCCCCAGTTTCGTGCTGCTGCTGGTGCCCGGCACGCTTGACCTTGACGCGGTGGCGGCGGCCCTGCCTGCGGGCCTGCCCGGGGTGGTGGTGTTCGGCTGCACCTCGGCCGGGCAGATCACGCCGCGCGGCTATGAAAACGATGCCCTGGTCGCGCTGTCGTTCCGGCGCAGCCATTTCCGCGTCGCCTCGCGGCTGCTCAAGCCGCTGTCGCCGGTGTCGATCGCCTCGGTCGTGGCGCAAGCCGAACGCATGGCGGCCCAGTTTCCGGCCACGCCGGGGCGCGGGCGGCTGGCGCTGATCTTTGCCGACGGGCTGTCGAAGCAGGAGGATATTCTGGTGGCCGCGCTGGAGGCCGGGCTGAAGGACATTCCGGTGTTCGGCGGGTCGGCCGCCGACGGGCTGGTGTTCGAACGCACCCATGTGCTGCATGGCGGGGCGTTCCACACCGATGCGGCGCTGCTGCTGCTGCTGGAAACCGACCTTGCGTTCCGCGGGCTGGGCTTCGACCATTTCCAGCCGACCGGCAAGCGCATGGTCGTGACCTGCGCCGTGCCCGAGGAACGGCTGGTGCTGGAAATCAACGGCGCCCCCGCCGCACAGGAATACGCGCGGCTGGTCAATGTCGCGGTGGAAGACCTGTCGCCGATCATCTTTGCCGAAAACCCGGTGCTGGTGCGCAACGGCAATATCTTTCACGTCCGCGCCATCCAGCAGATCCACCCCGATGGCGGGCTGACCTTCCTTTCCGCCATCGACAACGGGCTGCTGCTGACGCTGGGGCAGGGAAAAGAAATCATCCGCACGCTGGACGCCGGGCTGGCCGTGACCGACGAGCACGGCCACGCGCCCGATTTCATCCTTGGATTCGACTGCTTCCTGCGCAAGCTCGAGATCGAGCACAAGGGCCTTGCCGCGCAGGCATCCGACCGCTTCCGCAGGCACCGGGTGATCGGCTTCAACACCTTTGGCGAGCAGCACCTGGGGGTGCATGTGAACCAGACCTTCGTCGGCGTCGCCTTCTTCCGCCCGAACGGAGGCCCGCGGATGTGA
- a CDS encoding hybrid sensor histidine kinase/response regulator: MIDPTEPPEVQIARQARIIEALIQRADRGHVVGGTAYSLFQSAIALQATIWEKTKDLEKALDTLGRASSELEVAHQTQERMQKNLADAMVAMEGGFALFSDDRLQVCNALFRRLLPDVEPIIQPGLSFTDYLVAVNASKHLSHQTEAGGGAAPGRLLGSASRRFSSVVMALQNDRWFQISYHQTSSENTVVLQTEITDIVRENRREKKQIIDRHAHFIQAAFDHMSLGICTFSAQGVLLVRNARFGNLLGVPLSLLKKGTAFQRIVEHVERFEVLDRQSRRPEFAGWFKALLRGEAVQERFRRSDGMSLDLRIHALPDEGFVVSIMDVTAETDAAEALERRVQERTAELTEANRLLQIQSAEQAATQDALRLAKEAAEAAHTSKTRFLAAASHDLLQPINAAKLYISTLQETVSNPAARETVSRLGRSFSSIESLLHALLDISRLDSAAAEFNVTCFSLQNLMQALAEDLAPLAAEKGIELRIVPSTRWVTSDQRYLLRCVQNLVVNAIQYTDRGRVLVGCRLDRKHLRIEVWDTGTGISEPDQARVFTEFTRLGEPGSGSGMGLGLSIVERACRHLGHKVRLVSQPGLGSMFSIEIPLAKPAVAAKAEGQQRDLVPEGSLDLIVMLVENDADVLHATTQKLESWGASVLAAPSTEAALTLMEAIGTAPDIILADYQLDGDDSGTRAIAALRAQAGVEIPAIMITANRSKALFRMGSEKGFDVLTKPVQLARLRALIDWKTRRRAG; the protein is encoded by the coding sequence GTGATCGACCCGACCGAACCACCCGAGGTCCAGATTGCCCGGCAGGCCCGGATCATCGAGGCGCTGATCCAGCGCGCCGACCGGGGCCATGTGGTCGGCGGCACGGCCTATTCGCTGTTCCAGTCGGCCATCGCGCTGCAGGCCACCATCTGGGAGAAGACCAAGGATCTGGAAAAGGCGCTCGACACGCTTGGGCGCGCGTCGAGCGAGCTTGAGGTCGCGCACCAGACGCAAGAGCGGATGCAGAAGAACCTGGCTGACGCCATGGTGGCGATGGAGGGCGGCTTCGCGCTGTTTTCCGACGACCGGCTGCAGGTCTGCAACGCGCTGTTCCGGCGGCTCTTGCCGGATGTGGAACCGATCATCCAGCCCGGGCTCAGCTTCACCGACTATCTGGTGGCGGTCAATGCCAGCAAGCACCTCAGCCATCAGACCGAGGCCGGGGGCGGGGCGGCGCCCGGCCGACTGCTGGGGTCGGCCAGCCGGCGGTTTTCGTCGGTGGTGATGGCGTTGCAGAACGACCGCTGGTTCCAGATTTCCTACCACCAGACCAGTTCCGAAAACACCGTGGTGCTGCAGACCGAGATCACCGACATCGTGCGCGAGAACCGGCGCGAGAAGAAGCAGATCATCGACCGGCACGCGCATTTCATCCAGGCGGCATTCGATCACATGTCGCTGGGCATCTGCACCTTTTCGGCGCAGGGCGTGCTCCTGGTGCGCAACGCGCGCTTCGGCAACCTGCTGGGCGTGCCCCTGTCGCTGCTGAAGAAGGGCACCGCCTTCCAGCGCATCGTCGAGCATGTCGAACGCTTCGAGGTACTGGACCGCCAGAGCCGCCGCCCCGAGTTTGCGGGCTGGTTCAAGGCGCTGCTGCGCGGCGAGGCGGTGCAGGAACGGTTTCGCCGCAGCGACGGGATGAGCCTGGATCTGCGCATCCATGCCCTGCCCGACGAAGGCTTCGTCGTCTCGATCATGGACGTGACGGCCGAAACCGATGCCGCCGAGGCGCTGGAACGCCGGGTGCAGGAACGCACCGCCGAACTGACCGAAGCCAACCGGCTGCTGCAGATACAGTCCGCCGAACAGGCCGCGACCCAGGACGCGCTGCGCCTGGCGAAAGAGGCGGCGGAGGCGGCGCACACCTCGAAAACGCGGTTCCTCGCGGCGGCGAGCCACGATCTGCTGCAACCGATCAATGCGGCAAAGCTGTATATCTCGACCCTGCAGGAAACCGTGTCCAACCCGGCGGCGCGCGAGACGGTCAGCCGACTGGGCCGGTCGTTTTCCTCGATCGAGTCGCTGCTTCATGCGCTGCTGGACATCTCGCGGCTGGACAGCGCCGCTGCAGAGTTCAACGTGACCTGCTTCAGCCTGCAAAACCTGATGCAGGCGCTGGCAGAGGATCTGGCGCCGCTGGCGGCAGAAAAGGGCATCGAGCTGCGCATCGTGCCCTCGACCCGCTGGGTGACCAGCGATCAGCGATACCTGCTGCGCTGCGTGCAGAATCTGGTGGTGAATGCGATTCAATACACCGACCGCGGCCGCGTGCTGGTCGGCTGCCGCCTTGACCGCAAGCACCTGCGGATCGAGGTCTGGGATACCGGGACCGGCATTTCCGAACCCGATCAGGCGCGGGTGTTCACCGAGTTCACCCGGCTGGGCGAGCCGGGGTCGGGCAGCGGCATGGGGCTGGGGCTTTCCATCGTCGAGCGCGCCTGCCGCCATCTGGGCCACAAGGTGCGGCTGGTGTCGCAGCCCGGGCTTGGCTCGATGTTCTCGATCGAGATCCCGCTGGCGAAACCGGCGGTTGCGGCCAAGGCCGAGGGTCAGCAGCGCGACCTGGTGCCGGAAGGCAGCCTTGACCTGATCGTGATGCTGGTCGAAAACGACGCGGACGTGCTGCATGCCACGACGCAGAAGCTGGAAAGCTGGGGGGCGAGCGTGCTGGCGGCACCGTCGACCGAAGCCGCGCTGACGCTGATGGAGGCGATCGGCACCGCCCCCGACATCATCCTTGCAGATTACCAGCTTGACGGCGACGACAGCGGCACCAGGGCGATTGCCGCCCTTCGCGCGCAGGCGGGGGTCGAAATACCCGCGATCATGATCACCGCGAACCGCAGCAAGGCCCTGTTCCGCATGGGGTCGGAAAAAGGGTTCGACGTGCTGACCAAGCCGGTGCAACTGGCACGGTTGCGGGCGCTGATCGACTGGAAGACCCGCCGCCGCGCAGGATGA
- a CDS encoding quinoprotein dehydrogenase-associated SoxYZ-like carrier yields the protein MKLFLAGLFVTLAASAHAQQGPVENPLVEGQTWADLSYDVIGDTVVQDGAALFSLDAPYRANDAATVPVVITQSDAAAEPITAIKLVIDENPAPLAAEISFGPAMHPLHFETRVRVNQYSNIRVIADTASGSYMTGRFVKASGGCSAPATKDPAAALAGLGEMRLKLFAAPLPASTGRREAQIMIRHPNYSGLQRDQITQLFIAAHFITDLEVRQGDELLFALTGGISISENPVFRFAYTDNGAQALHIRAVDTEGQVFEQTLDKMPPA from the coding sequence ATGAAGCTTTTTCTGGCAGGCCTGTTCGTCACACTCGCCGCCTCTGCCCATGCGCAACAGGGGCCGGTCGAGAACCCGCTTGTCGAGGGCCAGACCTGGGCCGACCTCAGCTACGACGTCATCGGCGACACCGTGGTGCAGGACGGGGCGGCGCTTTTCAGCCTCGATGCGCCCTACCGCGCCAATGACGCGGCCACCGTGCCGGTGGTGATCACCCAATCCGATGCTGCGGCGGAACCGATCACCGCGATCAAGCTGGTGATCGACGAGAACCCGGCGCCCCTGGCGGCCGAAATCAGCTTCGGCCCGGCGATGCATCCGCTGCACTTTGAAACCCGCGTGCGGGTGAACCAGTATTCCAACATCCGCGTCATCGCGGATACCGCGTCGGGCAGCTACATGACCGGCCGCTTCGTCAAGGCGTCGGGCGGCTGTTCGGCCCCGGCGACGAAAGACCCGGCGGCGGCGCTGGCCGGTCTGGGCGAGATGCGGCTGAAGCTGTTCGCCGCCCCCCTGCCCGCCTCGACCGGCCGCCGCGAGGCGCAGATCATGATCCGCCACCCGAACTATTCAGGCTTGCAGCGCGACCAGATCACCCAGCTTTTCATCGCTGCGCATTTCATCACCGATCTGGAGGTGCGGCAGGGCGACGAGCTGCTGTTCGCCCTGACCGGCGGCATCTCGATCAGCGAAAACCCGGTATTCCGCTTTGCCTATACCGACAACGGCGCGCAGGCGCTGCACATTCGCGCGGTGGATACCGAAGGCCAGGTTTTCGAGCAGACGCTGGACAAGATGCCCCCGGCCTGA
- a CDS encoding quinoprotein relay system zinc metallohydrolase 2 → MFEALVTLCALAGGGGAAPACRQVLLPGYAAETRAACEAALLAAPPGLLAAPGAGPAACAPRPAAALAFTEIAPGVFAHRGAVAEPEPGNVGDVANVGFVIGAKGIAVIDAGGSRQVGEQVYLAVRAVSELPITHLVLTHMHPDHVFGAEALREAGAEVLGHANLPRALSDRAESYQTSFSRLIGAAGFLGSRIIGPDRVLTGPETIDLGGRELRLTPWPVAHTASDLTVLDSATGTLFAGDLVFDVHVPALDGSLRGWLAVLAQLELLPATQVIPGHGGPVLPWPEGAASMRRYLGALEADTKAALAAGMALGPATAVIGQGEAGRWRLFELFNARNATVAYTEMEWD, encoded by the coding sequence ATGTTCGAGGCGTTGGTGACGCTCTGCGCATTGGCCGGGGGCGGGGGCGCTGCCCCGGCCTGTCGGCAAGTGCTGCTGCCGGGGTATGCGGCCGAAACGCGGGCGGCGTGCGAGGCGGCCTTGCTGGCCGCGCCGCCCGGCTTGCTCGCAGCGCCGGGTGCAGGTCCGGCCGCCTGCGCCCCGCGCCCCGCCGCGGCGCTGGCCTTCACGGAAATCGCCCCGGGGGTCTTTGCCCATCGCGGCGCGGTAGCCGAACCCGAACCGGGCAATGTGGGCGACGTGGCGAACGTGGGCTTCGTGATCGGTGCCAAAGGCATCGCGGTGATCGACGCGGGCGGGTCGCGGCAGGTGGGCGAGCAGGTCTATCTGGCAGTCCGGGCCGTGAGCGAGCTGCCGATCACCCATCTGGTCCTGACCCACATGCACCCCGATCACGTGTTTGGCGCCGAGGCGCTGCGCGAGGCCGGGGCCGAGGTTCTGGGCCACGCCAACCTGCCGCGCGCGCTGTCGGACCGGGCGGAAAGCTACCAGACAAGTTTCTCCCGGCTGATCGGCGCGGCGGGCTTTCTGGGCAGCCGGATCATCGGACCGGACCGGGTGCTGACCGGCCCCGAGACGATTGATCTGGGCGGGCGGGAACTGCGGCTGACCCCATGGCCCGTGGCCCATACCGCGAGCGACCTGACGGTGCTCGACAGTGCGACTGGCACGCTGTTCGCGGGCGATCTGGTGTTCGATGTCCATGTGCCGGCGCTTGACGGGTCGCTGCGCGGCTGGCTGGCGGTGCTGGCGCAGCTGGAACTGCTTCCCGCCACGCAGGTCATTCCCGGCCATGGCGGGCCGGTGCTGCCCTGGCCGGAGGGGGCGGCGTCGATGCGGCGCTATCTGGGCGCGCTGGAGGCCGACACCAAGGCCGCGCTGGCGGCGGGCATGGCCCTTGGCCCGGCGACGGCGGTGATCGGGCAGGGCGAGGCGGGCCGCTGGCGGCTGTTCGAGCTGTTCAACGCACGCAATGCGACGGTGGCCTATACCGAGATGGAATGGGACTGA